One genomic window of Monodelphis domestica isolate mMonDom1 chromosome 1, mMonDom1.pri, whole genome shotgun sequence includes the following:
- the KIF23 gene encoding kinesin-like protein KIF23 isoform X6 produces the protein MKSAKSKTPRKPLFKKGSQASLKDPVGVYCRVRPLSFQDQESCIEVINDTTVQLHTPEGYRINRNGDYKETQYSFKQVFGTLTTQKELFDVVANPLVDDLVHGKNGLLFTYGVTGSGKTHTMTGSPGDGGLLPRCLNMIFNSIGAFQAKRFVFKSNDRNSMDIQCEVDALLERQKREALPIPKTPSNKRQIDPEFADMINVQEFCKAEEIDEDSVYGVFVSYIEIYNNYIYDLLEEVPFDPIKPKPPQSKMLREDKNHNMYVAGCTEVEVKSTEEAFEVFWRGQKKRRIANTQLNRESSRSHSVFIIKLAQAPLDADGDNVLQEKEQITLSQLSLVDLAGSERTNRTKAEGNRLREAGNINQSLMTLRTCMEVLRENQMYGTNKMVPYRDSKLTHLFKNYFDGEGKVRMIVCVNPKAEDYEESLQVMRFAEMTQEVEVARPVDKVICGLTPGRRYRNQAFREELTRRLELRGGPVGDEQSVTELLLQSFPPLPSCEILDVNDEQTLPRLIEVLEKRHHVRQMMTEEFNKQVVAFRAMLQEFDNAVLNKDNYIHGKLSEKEKVISGQKAEIERLEKKTKTLEYKIEILEKTTTIYEEDKRNLQQELESQNQKLQRQFSDKRRLEARLQGMVTETTMKWEKECERRVAAKQLEMQNKLWVKDEKLKQLKAIVTEPKNDKPERPSRERDREKVSQRSVSPSPIPLSTNYIAQISNGQQLMSQPQLHRRSNSCSSISVASCVSEWEQKIPPYNTPQNVTSLARRRQQEPGQNKNCIVSDRRRGIYWPGGREVVPSYRNEIAIEEEQCCRGDVFKTRGGGQSVQFTDIETLKQESPTGRKRRSSNTAPAQEVVTEPEWTDVETRCSVAVEMRAGSQLGPGYQHHAQPKLMIKECK, from the exons ATGAAGTCAGC GAAAAGTAAAACTCCTAGAAAGCCACTTTTCAAGAAAGGATCCCAAGCAAGTCTTAAAGATCCAGTTGGG GTATACTGCAGGGTTCGCCCACTGAGCTTTCAAGATCAGGAGAGCTGCATTGAAGTGATCAATGACACTACAGTTCAGCTTCATACTCCTGAAGGATACAGAATAAACAGAAATGGAGACTATAAAGAg ACGCAGTATTCCTTTAAACAAGTATTTGGCACTCTTACAACACAGAAGGAACTCTTTGATGTTGTTGCTAACCCTTTAGTAGATGACCTTGTTCATGGCAAAAATG GTCTGCTTTTTACCTACGGTGTTACAGGAAGTGGAAAAACCCACACAATGACTGGTTCTCCTGGTGATGGAGGGCTACTTCCTCGTTGTTTGAACATGATTTTTAATAGCATTGGAGCATTTCAAGCTAAGCGTTTT GTTTTTAAATCCAATGATAGAAATAGTATGGATATTCAGTGTGAAGTTGATGCCTTGTTAGAACGGCAGAAAAGAGAGGCCCTGCCCATTCCAAAGACTCCTTCCAACAA ACGGCAGATTGATCCAGAGTTTGCAGATATGATAAATGTGCAAGAATTTTGCAAAGCAGAAGAAATTGATGAAGACAGTGTCTATGGTGTATTTGTCTCTTATATTGAAATTTATAATAACTACATATATGATTTATTAGAGGAAGTACCATTTGATCCTATAAAACCAAA ACCTCCACAATCTAAAATGCTGCGTGAAGACAAGAATCATAACATGTATGTTGCAGGGTGCACAGAAGTAGAAGTAAAATCTACTGAAGAAGCTTTTGAAGTTTTCTGGAGAG GTCAGAAGAAGAGACGCATAGCTAATACTCAGTTGAATCGTGAATCCAGTAGGTCACATAGTGTGTTCATCATTAAACTAGCTCAGGCTCCATTGGATGCAGATGGCGATAATGTATTGCAG gaaaaagaacaaatcacCTTAAGCCAGTTGTCATTAGTTGATCTTGCTggaagtgaaagaaccaataggACAAAAGCAGAAGGCAACAGACTCCGTGAGGCTG GTAATATTAATCAGTCACTAATGACACTAAGAACATGCATGGAAGTCCTTCGAGAAAACCAAATGTATGGGACCAACAAG ATGGTTCCATATCGAGACTCAAAATTAACCCATCTGTTCAAGAACTATTTTGATGGGGAAGGCAAAGTGCGTATGATCGTGTGTGTGAACCCAAAGGCTGAAGATTATGAGGAAAGCTTG CAAGTGATGCGATTTGCAGAAATGACCCAAGAAGTTGAAGTAGCAAGACCAGTAGACAAGGTGATATGTGGTTTAACTCCAGGCCGACGGTACAGAAATCAAGCCTTTAGGGAGGAGCTTACACGTCGACTTGAACTTCGAGGGGGTCCAGTTGGTGATG AACAATCAGTTACAGAGCTACTTCTGCAGAGTTTTCCACCTTTACCATCATGTGAAATTCTAGATGTCAATGATGAACAAACACTTCCAAGATTGATTGAAGTATTAGAGAAACGCCATCATGTTCGACAAATGATGACAGAAGAATTTAATAAACAAG TGGTTGCGTTTAGAGCTATGCTGCAAGAATTTGATAATGCGGTTTTAAATAAGGACAATTATATTCATGGAAAActaagtgaaaaggaaaaagtgATCTCAGGACAGAAAGCAGAAATAGAACGActggaaaagaaaactaaaacttTGGAATATAAG ATTGAAATTTTAGAGAAAACTACTACAATCTATGAGGAAGATAAGCGCAATCTACAACAGGAACTTGAAAGCCAGAACCAAAAACTTCAGCGCCAATTTTCTGACAAACGCAGACTGGAAGCAAGGCTGCAAGGCATGGTGACAGAGACTACCATGAAGTGGGAAAAAGAATGT GAACGTCGTGTGGCTGCCAAACAGCTAGAGATGCAGAATAAACTCTGGGTcaaagatgagaaactgaagcaactTAAGGCTATTGTTACCGAACCAAAGAATGATAAACCAGAGAGACCATCACGGGAACGAGATCGAGAAAAAGTTTCTCAAAGATCAGTTTCTCCATCTCCAATACCT CTTTCTACTAATTATATTGCTCAGATTTCCAACGGCCAGCAACTCATGAGCCAACCACAACTCCATAGGCGCTCTAATTCTTGCAGCAGTATTTCTGTAGCTTCCTGTGTTTCGGAATGGGAGCAGAAAATTCCTCCGTACAACACACCTCAAAATGTCACATCTCTCGCAAGGCGTAGGCAACAGGAGccaggacaaaataaaaattgtatcGTATCAGACAGAAGGCGAGGGATATACTGGCCTGGAGGCAGGGAGGTGGTTCCCTCATATAGAAATGAGATAGCAATAGAAGAGGAGCAGTGCTGCAGG GGTGATGTTTTTAAAACAAGAGGTGGTGGGCAATCTGTCCAATTCACAGATATTGAGACTTTAAAGCAAGAATCCCCAACTGG CCGGAAACGAAGATCTTCCAACACTGCCCCAGCTCAAGAAGTTGTGACAGAGCCTGAATGGACAGATGTAGAAACTCGG TGTTCTGTAGCTGTGGAAATGAGAGCAGGATCTCAACTTGGACCTGGATATCAGCATCATGCACAACCCAA
- the KIF23 gene encoding kinesin-like protein KIF23 isoform X9, with translation MKSAKSKTPRKPLFKKGSQASLKDPVGVYCRVRPLSFQDQESCIEVINDTTVQLHTPEGYRINRNGDYKETQYSFKQVFGTLTTQKELFDVVANPLVDDLVHGKNGLLFTYGVTGSGKTHTMTGSPGDGGLLPRCLNMIFNSIGAFQAKRFVFKSNDRNSMDIQCEVDALLERQKREALPIPKTPSNKRQIDPEFADMINVQEFCKAEEIDEDSVYGVFVSYIEIYNNYIYDLLEEVPFDPIKPKPPQSKMLREDKNHNMYVAGCTEVEVKSTEEAFEVFWRGQKKRRIANTQLNRESSRSHSVFIIKLAQAPLDADGDNVLQEKEQITLSQLSLVDLAGSERTNRTKAEGNRLREAGNINQSLMTLRTCMEVLRENQMYGTNKMVPYRDSKLTHLFKNYFDGEGKVRMIVCVNPKAEDYEESLQVMRFAEMTQEVEVARPVDKVICGLTPGRRYRNQAFREELTRRLELRGGPVGDEQSVTELLLQSFPPLPSCEILDVNDEQTLPRLIEVLEKRHHVRQMMTEEFNKQVVAFRAMLQEFDNAVLNKDNYIHGKLSEKEKVISGQKAEIERLEKKTKTLEYKIEILEKTTTIYEEDKRNLQQELESQNQKLQRQFSDKRRLEARLQGMVTETTMKWEKECERRVAAKQLEMQNKLWVKDEKLKQLKAIVTEPKNDKPERPSRERDREKVSQRSVSPSPIPNAPPIRIRHRRSRSAGDRWVDHKPASNVQTETVMQPHVPHAITVAVANEKALAKCEKYMLTHQELASDGEIETKLIKGDVFKTRGGGQSVQFTDIETLKQESPTGRKRRSSNTAPAQEVVTEPEWTDVETRCSVAVEMRAGSQLGPGYQHHAQPKLMIKECK, from the exons ATGAAGTCAGC GAAAAGTAAAACTCCTAGAAAGCCACTTTTCAAGAAAGGATCCCAAGCAAGTCTTAAAGATCCAGTTGGG GTATACTGCAGGGTTCGCCCACTGAGCTTTCAAGATCAGGAGAGCTGCATTGAAGTGATCAATGACACTACAGTTCAGCTTCATACTCCTGAAGGATACAGAATAAACAGAAATGGAGACTATAAAGAg ACGCAGTATTCCTTTAAACAAGTATTTGGCACTCTTACAACACAGAAGGAACTCTTTGATGTTGTTGCTAACCCTTTAGTAGATGACCTTGTTCATGGCAAAAATG GTCTGCTTTTTACCTACGGTGTTACAGGAAGTGGAAAAACCCACACAATGACTGGTTCTCCTGGTGATGGAGGGCTACTTCCTCGTTGTTTGAACATGATTTTTAATAGCATTGGAGCATTTCAAGCTAAGCGTTTT GTTTTTAAATCCAATGATAGAAATAGTATGGATATTCAGTGTGAAGTTGATGCCTTGTTAGAACGGCAGAAAAGAGAGGCCCTGCCCATTCCAAAGACTCCTTCCAACAA ACGGCAGATTGATCCAGAGTTTGCAGATATGATAAATGTGCAAGAATTTTGCAAAGCAGAAGAAATTGATGAAGACAGTGTCTATGGTGTATTTGTCTCTTATATTGAAATTTATAATAACTACATATATGATTTATTAGAGGAAGTACCATTTGATCCTATAAAACCAAA ACCTCCACAATCTAAAATGCTGCGTGAAGACAAGAATCATAACATGTATGTTGCAGGGTGCACAGAAGTAGAAGTAAAATCTACTGAAGAAGCTTTTGAAGTTTTCTGGAGAG GTCAGAAGAAGAGACGCATAGCTAATACTCAGTTGAATCGTGAATCCAGTAGGTCACATAGTGTGTTCATCATTAAACTAGCTCAGGCTCCATTGGATGCAGATGGCGATAATGTATTGCAG gaaaaagaacaaatcacCTTAAGCCAGTTGTCATTAGTTGATCTTGCTggaagtgaaagaaccaataggACAAAAGCAGAAGGCAACAGACTCCGTGAGGCTG GTAATATTAATCAGTCACTAATGACACTAAGAACATGCATGGAAGTCCTTCGAGAAAACCAAATGTATGGGACCAACAAG ATGGTTCCATATCGAGACTCAAAATTAACCCATCTGTTCAAGAACTATTTTGATGGGGAAGGCAAAGTGCGTATGATCGTGTGTGTGAACCCAAAGGCTGAAGATTATGAGGAAAGCTTG CAAGTGATGCGATTTGCAGAAATGACCCAAGAAGTTGAAGTAGCAAGACCAGTAGACAAGGTGATATGTGGTTTAACTCCAGGCCGACGGTACAGAAATCAAGCCTTTAGGGAGGAGCTTACACGTCGACTTGAACTTCGAGGGGGTCCAGTTGGTGATG AACAATCAGTTACAGAGCTACTTCTGCAGAGTTTTCCACCTTTACCATCATGTGAAATTCTAGATGTCAATGATGAACAAACACTTCCAAGATTGATTGAAGTATTAGAGAAACGCCATCATGTTCGACAAATGATGACAGAAGAATTTAATAAACAAG TGGTTGCGTTTAGAGCTATGCTGCAAGAATTTGATAATGCGGTTTTAAATAAGGACAATTATATTCATGGAAAActaagtgaaaaggaaaaagtgATCTCAGGACAGAAAGCAGAAATAGAACGActggaaaagaaaactaaaacttTGGAATATAAG ATTGAAATTTTAGAGAAAACTACTACAATCTATGAGGAAGATAAGCGCAATCTACAACAGGAACTTGAAAGCCAGAACCAAAAACTTCAGCGCCAATTTTCTGACAAACGCAGACTGGAAGCAAGGCTGCAAGGCATGGTGACAGAGACTACCATGAAGTGGGAAAAAGAATGT GAACGTCGTGTGGCTGCCAAACAGCTAGAGATGCAGAATAAACTCTGGGTcaaagatgagaaactgaagcaactTAAGGCTATTGTTACCGAACCAAAGAATGATAAACCAGAGAGACCATCACGGGAACGAGATCGAGAAAAAGTTTCTCAAAGATCAGTTTCTCCATCTCCAATACCT AATGCACCACCAATTCGTATCCGACACAGACGATCACGCTCTGCAGGGGACAGATGGGTAGATCATAAGCCTGCCTCTAATGTGCAAACTGAAACAGTCATGCAGCCACATGTCCCCCATGCCATCACAGTAGCTGTTGCAAATGAAAAGGCACTAGCTAAGTGTGAGAAGTACATGCTGACCCACCAGGAACTAGCCTCCGATGGGGAGATTGAAACTAAACTAATTAAG GGTGATGTTTTTAAAACAAGAGGTGGTGGGCAATCTGTCCAATTCACAGATATTGAGACTTTAAAGCAAGAATCCCCAACTGG CCGGAAACGAAGATCTTCCAACACTGCCCCAGCTCAAGAAGTTGTGACAGAGCCTGAATGGACAGATGTAGAAACTCGG TGTTCTGTAGCTGTGGAAATGAGAGCAGGATCTCAACTTGGACCTGGATATCAGCATCATGCACAACCCAA
- the KIF23 gene encoding kinesin-like protein KIF23 isoform X2, whose translation MKSAKSKTPRKPLFKKGSQASLKDPVGVYCRVRPLSFQDQESCIEVINDTTVQLHTPEGYRINRNGDYKETQYSFKQVFGTLTTQKELFDVVANPLVDDLVHGKNGLLFTYGVTGSGKTHTMTGSPGDGGLLPRCLNMIFNSIGAFQAKRFVFKSNDRNSMDIQCEVDALLERQKREALPIPKTPSNKRQIDPEFADMINVQEFCKAEEIDEDSVYGVFVSYIEIYNNYIYDLLEEVPFDPIKPKWNSCNTPVRNTDFIPPQSKMLREDKNHNMYVAGCTEVEVKSTEEAFEVFWRGQKKRRIANTQLNRESSRSHSVFIIKLAQAPLDADGDNVLQEKEQITLSQLSLVDLAGSERTNRTKAEGNRLREAGNINQSLMTLRTCMEVLRENQMYGTNKMVPYRDSKLTHLFKNYFDGEGKVRMIVCVNPKAEDYEESLQVMRFAEMTQEVEVARPVDKVICGLTPGRRYRNQAFREELTRRLELRGGPVGDEQSVTELLLQSFPPLPSCEILDVNDEQTLPRLIEVLEKRHHVRQMMTEEFNKQVVAFRAMLQEFDNAVLNKDNYIHGKLSEKEKVISGQKAEIERLEKKTKTLEYKIEILEKTTTIYEEDKRNLQQELESQNQKLQRQFSDKRRLEARLQGMVTETTMKWEKECERRVAAKQLEMQNKLWVKDEKLKQLKAIVTEPKNDKPERPSRERDREKVSQRSVSPSPIPLSTNYIAQISNGQQLMSQPQLHRRSNSCSSISVASCVSEWEQKIPPYNTPQNVTSLARRRQQEPGQNKNCIVSDRRRGIYWPGGREVVPSYRNEIAIEEEQCCRNAPPIRIRHRRSRSAGDRWVDHKPASNVQTETVMQPHVPHAITVAVANEKALAKCEKYMLTHQELASDGEIETKLIKGDVFKTRGGGQSVQFTDIETLKQESPTGRKRRSSNTAPAQEVVTEPEWTDVETRCSVAVEMRAGSQLGPGYQHHAQPKRRKP comes from the exons ATGAAGTCAGC GAAAAGTAAAACTCCTAGAAAGCCACTTTTCAAGAAAGGATCCCAAGCAAGTCTTAAAGATCCAGTTGGG GTATACTGCAGGGTTCGCCCACTGAGCTTTCAAGATCAGGAGAGCTGCATTGAAGTGATCAATGACACTACAGTTCAGCTTCATACTCCTGAAGGATACAGAATAAACAGAAATGGAGACTATAAAGAg ACGCAGTATTCCTTTAAACAAGTATTTGGCACTCTTACAACACAGAAGGAACTCTTTGATGTTGTTGCTAACCCTTTAGTAGATGACCTTGTTCATGGCAAAAATG GTCTGCTTTTTACCTACGGTGTTACAGGAAGTGGAAAAACCCACACAATGACTGGTTCTCCTGGTGATGGAGGGCTACTTCCTCGTTGTTTGAACATGATTTTTAATAGCATTGGAGCATTTCAAGCTAAGCGTTTT GTTTTTAAATCCAATGATAGAAATAGTATGGATATTCAGTGTGAAGTTGATGCCTTGTTAGAACGGCAGAAAAGAGAGGCCCTGCCCATTCCAAAGACTCCTTCCAACAA ACGGCAGATTGATCCAGAGTTTGCAGATATGATAAATGTGCAAGAATTTTGCAAAGCAGAAGAAATTGATGAAGACAGTGTCTATGGTGTATTTGTCTCTTATATTGAAATTTATAATAACTACATATATGATTTATTAGAGGAAGTACCATTTGATCCTATAAAACCAAA GTGGAACAGTTGCAACACTCCTGTGCGGAACACAGATTTTAT ACCTCCACAATCTAAAATGCTGCGTGAAGACAAGAATCATAACATGTATGTTGCAGGGTGCACAGAAGTAGAAGTAAAATCTACTGAAGAAGCTTTTGAAGTTTTCTGGAGAG GTCAGAAGAAGAGACGCATAGCTAATACTCAGTTGAATCGTGAATCCAGTAGGTCACATAGTGTGTTCATCATTAAACTAGCTCAGGCTCCATTGGATGCAGATGGCGATAATGTATTGCAG gaaaaagaacaaatcacCTTAAGCCAGTTGTCATTAGTTGATCTTGCTggaagtgaaagaaccaataggACAAAAGCAGAAGGCAACAGACTCCGTGAGGCTG GTAATATTAATCAGTCACTAATGACACTAAGAACATGCATGGAAGTCCTTCGAGAAAACCAAATGTATGGGACCAACAAG ATGGTTCCATATCGAGACTCAAAATTAACCCATCTGTTCAAGAACTATTTTGATGGGGAAGGCAAAGTGCGTATGATCGTGTGTGTGAACCCAAAGGCTGAAGATTATGAGGAAAGCTTG CAAGTGATGCGATTTGCAGAAATGACCCAAGAAGTTGAAGTAGCAAGACCAGTAGACAAGGTGATATGTGGTTTAACTCCAGGCCGACGGTACAGAAATCAAGCCTTTAGGGAGGAGCTTACACGTCGACTTGAACTTCGAGGGGGTCCAGTTGGTGATG AACAATCAGTTACAGAGCTACTTCTGCAGAGTTTTCCACCTTTACCATCATGTGAAATTCTAGATGTCAATGATGAACAAACACTTCCAAGATTGATTGAAGTATTAGAGAAACGCCATCATGTTCGACAAATGATGACAGAAGAATTTAATAAACAAG TGGTTGCGTTTAGAGCTATGCTGCAAGAATTTGATAATGCGGTTTTAAATAAGGACAATTATATTCATGGAAAActaagtgaaaaggaaaaagtgATCTCAGGACAGAAAGCAGAAATAGAACGActggaaaagaaaactaaaacttTGGAATATAAG ATTGAAATTTTAGAGAAAACTACTACAATCTATGAGGAAGATAAGCGCAATCTACAACAGGAACTTGAAAGCCAGAACCAAAAACTTCAGCGCCAATTTTCTGACAAACGCAGACTGGAAGCAAGGCTGCAAGGCATGGTGACAGAGACTACCATGAAGTGGGAAAAAGAATGT GAACGTCGTGTGGCTGCCAAACAGCTAGAGATGCAGAATAAACTCTGGGTcaaagatgagaaactgaagcaactTAAGGCTATTGTTACCGAACCAAAGAATGATAAACCAGAGAGACCATCACGGGAACGAGATCGAGAAAAAGTTTCTCAAAGATCAGTTTCTCCATCTCCAATACCT CTTTCTACTAATTATATTGCTCAGATTTCCAACGGCCAGCAACTCATGAGCCAACCACAACTCCATAGGCGCTCTAATTCTTGCAGCAGTATTTCTGTAGCTTCCTGTGTTTCGGAATGGGAGCAGAAAATTCCTCCGTACAACACACCTCAAAATGTCACATCTCTCGCAAGGCGTAGGCAACAGGAGccaggacaaaataaaaattgtatcGTATCAGACAGAAGGCGAGGGATATACTGGCCTGGAGGCAGGGAGGTGGTTCCCTCATATAGAAATGAGATAGCAATAGAAGAGGAGCAGTGCTGCAGG AATGCACCACCAATTCGTATCCGACACAGACGATCACGCTCTGCAGGGGACAGATGGGTAGATCATAAGCCTGCCTCTAATGTGCAAACTGAAACAGTCATGCAGCCACATGTCCCCCATGCCATCACAGTAGCTGTTGCAAATGAAAAGGCACTAGCTAAGTGTGAGAAGTACATGCTGACCCACCAGGAACTAGCCTCCGATGGGGAGATTGAAACTAAACTAATTAAG GGTGATGTTTTTAAAACAAGAGGTGGTGGGCAATCTGTCCAATTCACAGATATTGAGACTTTAAAGCAAGAATCCCCAACTGG CCGGAAACGAAGATCTTCCAACACTGCCCCAGCTCAAGAAGTTGTGACAGAGCCTGAATGGACAGATGTAGAAACTCGG TGTTCTGTAGCTGTGGAAATGAGAGCAGGATCTCAACTTGGACCTGGATATCAGCATCATGCACAACCCAA GCGCAGAAAGCCATGA
- the KIF23 gene encoding kinesin-like protein KIF23 isoform X4, whose product MKSAKSKTPRKPLFKKGSQASLKDPVGVYCRVRPLSFQDQESCIEVINDTTVQLHTPEGYRINRNGDYKETQYSFKQVFGTLTTQKELFDVVANPLVDDLVHGKNGLLFTYGVTGSGKTHTMTGSPGDGGLLPRCLNMIFNSIGAFQAKRFVFKSNDRNSMDIQCEVDALLERQKREALPIPKTPSNKRQIDPEFADMINVQEFCKAEEIDEDSVYGVFVSYIEIYNNYIYDLLEEVPFDPIKPKWNSCNTPVRNTDFIPPQSKMLREDKNHNMYVAGCTEVEVKSTEEAFEVFWRGQKKRRIANTQLNRESSRSHSVFIIKLAQAPLDADGDNVLQEKEQITLSQLSLVDLAGSERTNRTKAEGNRLREAGNINQSLMTLRTCMEVLRENQMYGTNKMVPYRDSKLTHLFKNYFDGEGKVRMIVCVNPKAEDYEESLQVMRFAEMTQEVEVARPVDKVICGLTPGRRYRNQAFREELTRRLELRGGPVGDEQSVTELLLQSFPPLPSCEILDVNDEQTLPRLIEVLEKRHHVRQMMTEEFNKQVVAFRAMLQEFDNAVLNKDNYIHGKLSEKEKVISGQKAEIERLEKKTKTLEYKIEILEKTTTIYEEDKRNLQQELESQNQKLQRQFSDKRRLEARLQGMVTETTMKWEKECERRVAAKQLEMQNKLWVKDEKLKQLKAIVTEPKNDKPERPSRERDREKVSQRSVSPSPIPLSTNYIAQISNGQQLMSQPQLHRRSNSCSSISVASCVSEWEQKIPPYNTPQNVTSLARRRQQEPGQNKNCIVSDRRRGIYWPGGREVVPSYRNEIAIEEEQCCRGDVFKTRGGGQSVQFTDIETLKQESPTGRKRRSSNTAPAQEVVTEPEWTDVETRCSVAVEMRAGSQLGPGYQHHAQPKLMIKECK is encoded by the exons ATGAAGTCAGC GAAAAGTAAAACTCCTAGAAAGCCACTTTTCAAGAAAGGATCCCAAGCAAGTCTTAAAGATCCAGTTGGG GTATACTGCAGGGTTCGCCCACTGAGCTTTCAAGATCAGGAGAGCTGCATTGAAGTGATCAATGACACTACAGTTCAGCTTCATACTCCTGAAGGATACAGAATAAACAGAAATGGAGACTATAAAGAg ACGCAGTATTCCTTTAAACAAGTATTTGGCACTCTTACAACACAGAAGGAACTCTTTGATGTTGTTGCTAACCCTTTAGTAGATGACCTTGTTCATGGCAAAAATG GTCTGCTTTTTACCTACGGTGTTACAGGAAGTGGAAAAACCCACACAATGACTGGTTCTCCTGGTGATGGAGGGCTACTTCCTCGTTGTTTGAACATGATTTTTAATAGCATTGGAGCATTTCAAGCTAAGCGTTTT GTTTTTAAATCCAATGATAGAAATAGTATGGATATTCAGTGTGAAGTTGATGCCTTGTTAGAACGGCAGAAAAGAGAGGCCCTGCCCATTCCAAAGACTCCTTCCAACAA ACGGCAGATTGATCCAGAGTTTGCAGATATGATAAATGTGCAAGAATTTTGCAAAGCAGAAGAAATTGATGAAGACAGTGTCTATGGTGTATTTGTCTCTTATATTGAAATTTATAATAACTACATATATGATTTATTAGAGGAAGTACCATTTGATCCTATAAAACCAAA GTGGAACAGTTGCAACACTCCTGTGCGGAACACAGATTTTAT ACCTCCACAATCTAAAATGCTGCGTGAAGACAAGAATCATAACATGTATGTTGCAGGGTGCACAGAAGTAGAAGTAAAATCTACTGAAGAAGCTTTTGAAGTTTTCTGGAGAG GTCAGAAGAAGAGACGCATAGCTAATACTCAGTTGAATCGTGAATCCAGTAGGTCACATAGTGTGTTCATCATTAAACTAGCTCAGGCTCCATTGGATGCAGATGGCGATAATGTATTGCAG gaaaaagaacaaatcacCTTAAGCCAGTTGTCATTAGTTGATCTTGCTggaagtgaaagaaccaataggACAAAAGCAGAAGGCAACAGACTCCGTGAGGCTG GTAATATTAATCAGTCACTAATGACACTAAGAACATGCATGGAAGTCCTTCGAGAAAACCAAATGTATGGGACCAACAAG ATGGTTCCATATCGAGACTCAAAATTAACCCATCTGTTCAAGAACTATTTTGATGGGGAAGGCAAAGTGCGTATGATCGTGTGTGTGAACCCAAAGGCTGAAGATTATGAGGAAAGCTTG CAAGTGATGCGATTTGCAGAAATGACCCAAGAAGTTGAAGTAGCAAGACCAGTAGACAAGGTGATATGTGGTTTAACTCCAGGCCGACGGTACAGAAATCAAGCCTTTAGGGAGGAGCTTACACGTCGACTTGAACTTCGAGGGGGTCCAGTTGGTGATG AACAATCAGTTACAGAGCTACTTCTGCAGAGTTTTCCACCTTTACCATCATGTGAAATTCTAGATGTCAATGATGAACAAACACTTCCAAGATTGATTGAAGTATTAGAGAAACGCCATCATGTTCGACAAATGATGACAGAAGAATTTAATAAACAAG TGGTTGCGTTTAGAGCTATGCTGCAAGAATTTGATAATGCGGTTTTAAATAAGGACAATTATATTCATGGAAAActaagtgaaaaggaaaaagtgATCTCAGGACAGAAAGCAGAAATAGAACGActggaaaagaaaactaaaacttTGGAATATAAG ATTGAAATTTTAGAGAAAACTACTACAATCTATGAGGAAGATAAGCGCAATCTACAACAGGAACTTGAAAGCCAGAACCAAAAACTTCAGCGCCAATTTTCTGACAAACGCAGACTGGAAGCAAGGCTGCAAGGCATGGTGACAGAGACTACCATGAAGTGGGAAAAAGAATGT GAACGTCGTGTGGCTGCCAAACAGCTAGAGATGCAGAATAAACTCTGGGTcaaagatgagaaactgaagcaactTAAGGCTATTGTTACCGAACCAAAGAATGATAAACCAGAGAGACCATCACGGGAACGAGATCGAGAAAAAGTTTCTCAAAGATCAGTTTCTCCATCTCCAATACCT CTTTCTACTAATTATATTGCTCAGATTTCCAACGGCCAGCAACTCATGAGCCAACCACAACTCCATAGGCGCTCTAATTCTTGCAGCAGTATTTCTGTAGCTTCCTGTGTTTCGGAATGGGAGCAGAAAATTCCTCCGTACAACACACCTCAAAATGTCACATCTCTCGCAAGGCGTAGGCAACAGGAGccaggacaaaataaaaattgtatcGTATCAGACAGAAGGCGAGGGATATACTGGCCTGGAGGCAGGGAGGTGGTTCCCTCATATAGAAATGAGATAGCAATAGAAGAGGAGCAGTGCTGCAGG GGTGATGTTTTTAAAACAAGAGGTGGTGGGCAATCTGTCCAATTCACAGATATTGAGACTTTAAAGCAAGAATCCCCAACTGG CCGGAAACGAAGATCTTCCAACACTGCCCCAGCTCAAGAAGTTGTGACAGAGCCTGAATGGACAGATGTAGAAACTCGG TGTTCTGTAGCTGTGGAAATGAGAGCAGGATCTCAACTTGGACCTGGATATCAGCATCATGCACAACCCAA